The window GGACTACCGCGACGACCACGACGAGGCCCGTGAGGTCATCCGCGCCGCGCTGGTGGGACTGGAGGGGGTCCTCGAGGACCCCGCGCCCGAGGTGCTGCTGACCGAGCTCGGCGACTCCAGCGTCAACTTCGAGGTCCGGTACTGGACCGAGCCGAGCATCCGCTCGGTGCGCCACACCCAGGACCGGGTGCTCGCCGCAGTCAAGACTGCCGTCGAGGGCGCCGGCATGACGATCCCCTGGCCCATCCGCACCCTAGTGGTCGACGGCCCCGTGGACGTGGGGCAGCGTCCGGACTAGTCAATCGAGGGCCCCGGATACGGTCATTTCGAGGGGTGCCGCACACCGGTCGGGCACGAGACAGTGCGTACGTCCGCAGTCGATCGTTCCCTCAGGAGCCCCCATGCTTCGCCGTCCTGCCCTGCGCGTGGCCCTGCCCGCAGCCCTCCTCGTCCTGTTGCTCGTCACGACCGCCCTGCCGGGTGGTGCCCAGACCGAGCTGCCCTCGGTCGAGGACCTCCTCGGCGAGGTCGGCGAGCTCGAGGGGCTCAACGCCCTCGACCCGATCCTGAACCCCGTGTCGGAGCTGGTGCTGACGACCCTGGCCACCATCGACGACACGCTCGCGGACGCCCCGCTCGTCAACGCGCTCGCCCTCGGCGGCGACGACGCGATCGACGCAGGTGTGGCCTTCTCCCAGGCCACGTTCCCCGACGGTGCCGGCACCGCAATCCTGTCGCGAGAGGACCTCTTCGCCGACGGGTTCTCCTCCGGGGCCTTCCAGGGCGTCAACGACGCGCCGCTGCTGTTCACCGACTCCGACGACCTCGACCCGCGCACCGGCCTGGAGCTGATGCGGCTGGGCATGACCGACATCACGATCCTCGGTGGTGACCGCGCGTTGAACCCGCTGGTCGTCCAGAAGCTGGAGATCGCCGGTCTCACCGTGACTCGCGTCGGCGGCCCGACCCGAGTGGAGACGGCCGTCGAAACCGCCCGAGCGACCAACCCCGGCGCCACCACGGCGCTGCTGGTCCGCGCCTACCCCGACGCCGGACAGCCCGACGACCAGGCCTACGCCGACCTGCTCGCGGCCGGCCCCTACGCCGCGGAGAACGGGTGGCCGATCCTGATGACGCCGTCGGACGGCCTGCACCCGGCGACCGCCGAGTACCTGTCCAGCAGCACCATCACCGACGTCGTCATCATCGGTGGCACCGGGGCCGTGTCGCAGGCGACCGAGGACGCCGTCACGGCGCTCGGCCTGTCCGCGAGCCGTGTGGCCGGTGACAACCGCTACGCCACTGCCGTCGCCATCGCCAACGCCCGCGGCTTCACGTCGTCGGCGGATGCCGACCGCCTGATCCTGGCCGAGAGCCGTGCCCGCGACGACGTGTGGGCGCCCGGGTTCGCCGCCACCGCCCACGGCACCGAGCACGCCGCGCCGGTCCTGCTCGTGGACGGCCTGACGATCCCGGCGGAGACCCTCACCTTCGTGCTGGAGGGGATGGTCGCCAACCTCCTCGACGGCGGTCCTGCCGTGATCTGCGCCAGCTTCGTGGACTCCCTCGCGTGCCGGGCGGTGGCGCTGCTCATGGTGGGCAACGTCGCTGGCGCGCTCGAGCTCGTCTCCGGGCTGCTGGACATGATCGGCGGCTTGCCCATCCTCGGTGACCTGCTGACCGACCTGGGGCTGGCCGGCCTGCTGCCGGGTGTCCTGCAGAGCCTCACCGAGGCCCTCGAGCAGGCGGGTGCCACGACGGAGACCCTCGAGAACCTGCTCGGTGCGGTCGCCAGCGGCGATCCTGCCGCCGCCCAGGCAGCCCTCGAGGAGGCTGCCGGCAGCGTCGGTGAGGACGTGACCGACCTGGTCGGTGGTGCCCTCGGTGGCCTGCTCGGCGGTGGGTCCGGCGGATCCGACGGGTCGGGTGGATCCGGGGACGAGGACGGCTCGGACGGCGGCAACCCCGTCGACGACCTGCTCGGTGGCCTGCTCGGTGGCGGCAACTAGACACACCTTCCGTGACGGCCCGACCGCTGGTCCGGCCGTCACGGTCCCACCTCGACGCCCCGCTCGACCGCTGGTCGGGCGGGGCGTCGCGTTCGGTCCGGGGACCGCATACCCTCCCTCATCGTGATCGACCTCAAGGCACTCCGCTCCGCCCCCGACGACTTCCGCGCACCGCTTGCCAGGCGAGGCGTCTCCTCCGAGACCATCGACCGGCTGCTGGAGATCGACGAGCAGCGCCGTGCGCTGATGACCCAGGCGCAGGACCTGCGGGCCGAGCAGAAGCAGTTCGGTCGGCGGATCGGACAGGCCACCCCGGAGGAACGTCCGGCCCTCATCGAGGAGTCGGGCACCTTCAGCGCCCGCATCGAGGCCCTGGAGACCGACGAGGCGGCACTCGAGGCCGAGCAGAACGCCATCCTGCTGACCATCCCCAACGTCCCGCACCCCGAGGCCCCCGACGGCGTCGACGACGACGATGCGGTCGAGGTCCAGCAGTTCGGCGACAAGCCGGCGTTCGACTTCGACCCCGTCGACCACGTCGCGCTCGGTGAGGCCCTCGGCATCCTCGACATCGAGCGGGCGGTCAAGGTCTCGGGCAGCCGGTTCGCGTTCCTGCTGGGCGACGCGGTGTTCCTGGAGTTCGCCCTCGTCCGCTACGCCATGGACATCATCGCCGGGCACGGGTTCACCCCGGTCATCCCGCCCGTCCTGACGCGCGAGGAGGCGCTGTTCGGCACCGCCTTCCTGCCCGGGTCCGCCGATCAGATCTACAAGGTCCCCGAGGACGACCTGTACCTCGTCGGGACCGCCGAG of the Euzebya rosea genome contains:
- a CDS encoding cell wall-binding repeat-containing protein; the protein is MLRRPALRVALPAALLVLLLVTTALPGGAQTELPSVEDLLGEVGELEGLNALDPILNPVSELVLTTLATIDDTLADAPLVNALALGGDDAIDAGVAFSQATFPDGAGTAILSREDLFADGFSSGAFQGVNDAPLLFTDSDDLDPRTGLELMRLGMTDITILGGDRALNPLVVQKLEIAGLTVTRVGGPTRVETAVETARATNPGATTALLVRAYPDAGQPDDQAYADLLAAGPYAAENGWPILMTPSDGLHPATAEYLSSSTITDVVIIGGTGAVSQATEDAVTALGLSASRVAGDNRYATAVAIANARGFTSSADADRLILAESRARDDVWAPGFAATAHGTEHAAPVLLVDGLTIPAETLTFVLEGMVANLLDGGPAVICASFVDSLACRAVALLMVGNVAGALELVSGLLDMIGGLPILGDLLTDLGLAGLLPGVLQSLTEALEQAGATTETLENLLGAVASGDPAAAQAALEEAAGSVGEDVTDLVGGALGGLLGGGSGGSDGSGGSGDEDGSDGGNPVDDLLGGLLGGGN
- the serS gene encoding serine--tRNA ligase, giving the protein MIDLKALRSAPDDFRAPLARRGVSSETIDRLLEIDEQRRALMTQAQDLRAEQKQFGRRIGQATPEERPALIEESGTFSARIEALETDEAALEAEQNAILLTIPNVPHPEAPDGVDDDDAVEVQQFGDKPAFDFDPVDHVALGEALGILDIERAVKVSGSRFAFLLGDAVFLEFALVRYAMDIIAGHGFTPVIPPVLTREEALFGTAFLPGSADQIYKVPEDDLYLVGTAEVPLAGMHMDEIFEADQLPLRYGGFSTCFRREAGTYGKDTSGIFRVHQFDKVEMFSWVTPEDSWEEHERLRAIQTEVLSGLGLHGRVVDIAVGDLGDSAARKYDQEVWLPGQGRYRELTSASNCTDYQARRLKARYRTDDGTRTVHTLNGTACAVGRTIIAVLETHQQADGSIVLPEVLVQMMGKERLVPVRTQG